One region of Brassica napus cultivar Da-Ae chromosome A10, Da-Ae, whole genome shotgun sequence genomic DNA includes:
- the LOC106378721 gene encoding uncharacterized protein LOC106378721, whose translation MKTSEQIPNLSRFNLSPFPDILSQSNVDDVFIDILGEIVGMGEITERKYAGHSTKLLDIQLRDLSETIIECTLWENHAEDVHSYMKNNKTRPVILIGSLMRTKKFNGNHFII comes from the exons ATGAAGACCTCTGAGCAGATCCCAAATCTATCTCGCTTCAACTTAAGCCCTTTTCCAGATATTTTATCTCAGTCCAATGTTGATGATGTCTTCATAG ACATACTGGGTGAAATTGTTGGCATGGGTGAAATCACTGAGAGGAAGTATGCAGGACATTCAACAAAACTTTTGGATATTCAACTACGAGATTTGAG TGAAACAATCATTGAATGCACTTTATGGGAAAACCATGCTGAGGATGTGCACTCTTATATGAAGAACAACAAAACTCGTCCAGTTATATTGATTGGAAGTCTTATGAGGACCAAAAAATTCAACGGTAACCATTTTATCATATAA
- the LOC106391118 gene encoding ras-related protein RABA2b produces the protein MANRIDHEYDYLFKIVLIGDSGVGKSNILSRFTRNEFCLESKSTIGVEFATRTLQVEGKTVKAQIWDTAGQERYRAITSAYYRGAVGALLVYDITKRQTFENVLRWLRELRDHADSNIVIMMAGNKSDLNHLRSVADEDGRSLAENEGLSFLETSALEASNIEKAFQTILSEIYHIISKKALAAQEAAGNLQVPGQGTAINITDSSVAKSKGCCST, from the exons ATGGCGAATCGAATAGACCATGAGTACGATTACTTGTTCAAGATCGTCCTCATCGGCGACTCCGGTGTCGGCAAATCCAACATCCTCTCCAGATTCACCCGAAACGAGTTCTGCCTCGAATCCAAATCCACCATCGGCGTTGAATTCGCCACCAGGACTCTACAG GTTGAAGGCAAAACAGTGAAGGCTCAGATTTGGGACACGGCAGGGCAAGAGCGTTACCGAGCCATCACGAGCGCTTACTACAGAGGAGCCGTCGGTGCTCTCCTCGTCTACGACATCACCAAGAGACAAACCTTCGAGAACGTCCTGAGGTGGCTACGCGAGCTTAGGGACCATGCCGATTCCAACATTGTGATCATGATGGCTGGGAACAAATCAGATCTAAACCACCTGAGATCCGTTGCCGACGAAGATGGTCGGTCTCTAGCTGAGAATGAAGGTTTGTCGTTTCTCGAGACGTCTGCTTTGGAGGCGAGTAACATCGAGAAAGCGTTTCAGACGATTTTATCTGAGATTTATCATATCATAAGCAAGAAGGCGTTGGCGGCGCAAGAAGCTGCGGGTAATCTTCAGGTTCCGGGGCAAGGTACTGCCATTAACATAACGGATTCGTCTGTGGCTAAGAGTAAAGGATGCTGTTCTACCTAG
- the LOC106391117 gene encoding methylsterol monooxygenase 2-2, whose protein sequence is MASLVESGWQYLVTHFSDFQLACIGSFLLHESVFFLSGLPFIYLERQGFLTKYKIQAKNNTPAAQEKCITRLLLYHFCVNLPLMMASYPVFRAMGMRSSLPLPSWKEVSAQILFYFIIEDFVFYWGHRILHTKWLYKTVHSVHHEYATPFGLTSEYAHPAEILFLGFATIVGPALTGPHLITLWLWMVLRVLETVEAHCGYHFPWSLSNFLPLYGGADFHDYHHRLLYTKSGNYSSTFVYMDWIFGTDKGYRRLKSLKGNSELKQT, encoded by the exons ATGGCTTCCCTCGTCGAATCCGGTTGGCAG taCCTTGTGACACATTTTAGCGACTTTCAACTGGCGTGCATTGGGAGTTTCCTCCTCCATGAAAGCGTCTTCTTCTTATCTGGACTCCCTTTCATTTATCTTGAAAGGCAAGGCTTTCTCACCAAGTACAAGATTCAG GCAAAAAACAACACACCTGCAGCCCAAGAAAAATGTATAACTCGCTTGTTACTTTATCATTTCTGCGTAAACTTGCCCCTTATGATGGCCTCCTATCCTGTCTTCAGAGCCATGGGAATGCGAAGCAGTCTTCCTCTCCCGTCCTG GAAAGAAGTGTCTGCCCAGATATTATTCTACTTCATCATTGAGGATTTTGTTTTCTACTGGGGTCATCGGATCTTACATACAAAATGGCTGTACAAGACCGTCCACAGTGTTCATCATGA ATACGCCACACCATTTGGTTTGACGTCAGAGTATGCTCATCCAGCTGAGATTCTGTTCCTGGGATTTGCTACCATAGTCGGGCCAGCTCTCACCGGCCCCCACCTAATTACTCTCTGGCTATGGATGGTGCTGAGAGTTCTTGAGACTGTTGAGGCACATTGTGGCTATCATTTCCCATGGAGCCTCTCAAATTTTCTTCCTCTGTATGGAGG TGCTGACTTCCATGACTACCATCACCGCCTCCTCTACACAAAGTCTGGAAACTACTCTTCAACTTTTGTGTATATGGACTG GATTTTTGGTACCGATAAGGGCTACAGAAGATTGAAGTCTCTTAAAGGAAACAGTGAATTGAAACAAACGTGA
- the LOC106391984 gene encoding protein phosphatase 2C 3: MIFIQSIACYLTQFTQHSHSTSVIKRKISERDFPFFSEINIDDQQSSAKTILRVFFLNLFVMADICYDDEPSWSNRRRRIGVHRCRISPSEMQQTAVEDSEGVYKRNKQEENDIMNCASSPSRSSPDSEAEESVLLDVEITRDDVDAGEDSSVIPSKKTARETDPRPRYGAASVCGRRRDMEDAVAIHPSFVRKQTEFSRAKWHYFGVYDGHGCSHVATRCKERLHEIVQEEALSDRKEEWKKMMERSFTRMDNEVVRWGETVMSANCRCELQTPDCDAVGSTAVVSVITPEKIIVANCGDSRAVLCRNGKPVPLSTDHKPDRPDELYRIEEAGGRVIYWDGPRVLGVLAMSRAIGDNYLKPYVSSEPEVTVTDRTEEDEFLILASDGLWDVVTNEAACAMVHMYLSKRGGRGGGRRRETKECGEGKEEEEKVVVGSKKSGKKGEISDRACTEASVLLTKLALAKHSSDNVSVVVIDLRRRKKRHVA, from the exons ATGATATTTATTCAATCAATTGCATGCTATCTAACACAATTTACACAACACAGCCATTCGACTTctgtaataaaaagaaaaatatcggAGAgagattttccatttttctcgGAAATTAATATCGACGATCAACAATCTAGTGCGAAGACGATcctgagagttttttttttaaatctatttgTGATGGCGGATATTTGTTACGACGACGAACCGTCATGGTCTAACCGGAGGAGGAGGATCGGAGTCCACCGATGCAGGATATCTCCGTCAGAGATGCAACAGACGGCGGTGGAAGATTCGGAAGGTGTTTATAAGCGTAATAAACAGGAGGAGAACGATATTATGAACTGTGCATCATCACCTTCTCGCAGCTCACCTGACTCAGAAGCGGAGGAGAGTGTATTACTTGATGTGGAGATCACTAGAGATGACGTTGACGCCGGTGAAGATTCATCGGTTATCCCGTCTAAGAAAACTGCGAGAGAGACGGATCCGAGGCCTAGATACGGCGCCGCATCGGTGTGCGGTAGGAGAAGAGATATGGAGGATGCGGTTGCGATTCATCCATCGTTTGTTCGGAAGCAAACGGAGTTTTCTCGAGCAAAGTGGCATTATTTTGGCGTTTACGACGGACACGGCTGCTCTCAT GTCGCGACGAGATGTAAAGAGAGGCTTCACGAGATAGTGCAGGAGGAAGCTCTCTCCGATAGGAAAGAAGAgtggaagaagatgatggagcGTAGCTTCACGCGCATGGACAATGAGGTTGTACGTTGGGGCGAAACCGTGATGAGCGCTAACTGCAGGTGCGAGCTTCAGACGCCAGACTGCGACGCCGTCGGATCCACCGCTGTTGTCTCCGTCATTACCCCCGAGAAGATCATCGTAGCGAATTGCGGCGATTCTAGAGCAGTTCTCTGTCGGAATGGAAAGCCAGTTCCTCTATCCACAGATCACAAG CCGGATCGTCCAGACGAGCTTTATCGAATCGAGGAAGCAGGAGGTCGAGTAATATATTGGGATGGTCCTAGAGTCTTGGGCGTTTTAGCCATGTCACGAGCCATCGGAGACAACTACTTGAAACCTTACGTGAGTTCGGAGCCGGAAGTTACCGTGACTGATCGGACGGAGGAAGATGAGTTTCTGATTCTAGCTAGTGACGGATTATGGGACGTAGTGACGAACGAGGCGGCGTGTGCGATGGTGCACATGTATCTAAGCAAAAGAGGTGGCCGTGGAGGTGGAAGGCGGCGAGAAACCAAGGAATGTGGTGAAGggaaagaggaggaggagaaggtgGTGGTGGGGTCAAAGAAGAGCGGGAAGAAAGGAGAGATCTCGGACAGAGCATGTACGGAGGCGTCAGTGTTGTTGACGAAGCTGGCGTTGGCTAAGCATAGCAGTGACAACGTAAGCGTCGTCGTCATTGAtctcagaagaagaaaaaagagacaCGTTGCTTGA